In the genome of Primulina eburnea isolate SZY01 chromosome 13, ASM2296580v1, whole genome shotgun sequence, the window aattcaCCGATCGTGGTTTGTGGGATAACAGTATACATTTGGGTTTGGATTCCAAGTGTGAtgattgaatttcaaatattcttttCATTTGAAAAATCAAAGTATATATGGAGTAAATTAATAGGAAATTAAAGACTTGATCTTGCGTTTCCGCTACCCAAAATTTAAGACTCTCCAGGCCGCCAGTACTGATGATTGTGCTGGCAATACAAACTGGAACTGTAACGACTTAATTCTCATAAATTATAACCATTTAATTCTTTTAATGGAACTTGTTTTTCTATCATGGGAACAGACATTGATTGCCATAACTGAGGTGACAAAACATATGTTTGACAAGATTAAAGTCGACTTGTCCCAAATAAAACCTGGAGACTACCCTCGTATTCTAACGTTATCGATAGGAACGGGTACTGCCAAGGTCGAGGAGAAATACAATAGCAGAATTGCTAGAAAATGGGGTATCCTAGATTGGCTTCTTCACGGTGGAACCACGCCGTTGCTCGAGATATTCACTCAAGCCAGTGCAGACATGGTCGATTTTCACAATGCCTTGATTTTCCAAGCTTTTTTCTCAGAGGATAATTACCTAAGAATCCAAGTAAGCTTTCGAATTGATTCGTTAATTGGTTAATGTCATTaaacacattttttttttgtttgtttaaatACGTTTGTTAATGTAGGATGATACGCTAAGTGGCATTGAAAATTCAGTGGATATCGCAACAgtagaaaacttggagagactTGCGACCATTGGTGAGAAGCTTCTGAATGATCCGATTTCACGGGTAAACACTATGACGGGTCTGTCAATACCCGTTAAAAATGGCGGCACAAATGCAAATGCCCTCAAaaggtatatatatgtatttctatacattaatttgttaattgtttctcaaaaatgaaagattttttttaattattatttacagATTTGCTGGAATATTGTCTACCGAAAGGAAACTTCGGCAGTTGGAGAAAGAAAGCAAAAGGACAATCCCACAACTAAATATTGTGACCAGCCAAAAGAGAATAATGAAGCCACGTTCGAAGATCATTCATACCAAAGGATTCACGACTTATCCCATGTGTTCCTTCAAAGCTGTTAGCCCCTACAATACAGTGTTATCGATGTCGCGGATCTGAAGTtcgatattttaaataaaaatgactATATTTGTTTGGCTAAATGAAATATCATAGGAATAAAATGTGTCGTGTCAATGTTACATCGGAAAATTTATGTGGTATTTATTCTCTGTGAgaataatgataaaaataaaaatctatttATTAAGACCATCGCGACTCTTTTAGAGAAATTCCAATCCAAAACACTAAAATGGTGTTGGATTTTTTGCTCCAACCCAGTTTTATTATATACTGAGAGCTAGGTTGATGCAAAGGTATAATAGTTCTGCAACACTTTagttaaaatttatttgttgTAGTGGTCAATTATAATGTGTTTGATTTTAAGTTTAaaacctttttttttaaaaaaaaaactataaataattatattactttttcttgtataatattatatttaattaataaaattattaaaaatttataaacaaatttaatagtaaatttatttaaattgataaaATCTAATATTTgaactaattaaaataattgtttaaataaatttaataagctATTTAAATTAACTAATTCACTATTTCTATCAATATAGAAATTATTTTAGATCCAATATTTTATGGAATAAATTAGTTGTtgtgaataaaattaaaaaaattatgaaaatatttttagaattTAGAGTTGATGGATGAGAAATAAATTTTGTATTTAGTATAGCAATTACACTATTTTAAAATGGACGTGACACCAAGATAAGATGAGAGATGTTTTTAGAAATACACTGGAGACTTGAGATGTAACTGTACTCTTTTCATATAAGCTCGCATCCGCTCGTTTACATAGCAAAACAGAGCAGAAAAACCAGTTCAAAGATCGGAACTTTTCTTTTTTCGTGCGTGTTG includes:
- the LOC140810013 gene encoding patatin-like protein 2 encodes the protein MERNSSLQEPVPPQSNRFVTVLSIDGGGIKGIIPAVILEFLESQLQELDGENARLADYFDVIAGTSTGGLVTAMISAPDENNRPLYAAKDIKPFYLENCPKIFPQTHTLFPFGKLFKSLIGPLYDGRHLHKVLRKELREITLTQALTNVVIPAFDIKRLQPVIFSTYEAKRCTWLDAKLSDICISTSAAPTFLPGHEFKTIDANGYDYEYNLIDGGVAANNPTLIAITEVTKHMFDKIKVDLSQIKPGDYPRILTLSIGTGTAKVEEKYNSRIARKWGILDWLLHGGTTPLLEIFTQASADMVDFHNALIFQAFFSEDNYLRIQDDTLSGIENSVDIATVENLERLATIGEKLLNDPISRVNTMTGLSIPVKNGGTNANALKRFAGILSTERKLRQLEKESKRTIPQLNIVTSQKRIMKPRSKIIHTKGFTTYPMCSFKAVSPYNTVLSMSRI